One Sphingomonas sp. LHG3406-1 genomic window carries:
- a CDS encoding (2Fe-2S)-binding protein, which translates to MIVCCCNAIRETEVREAARTGACSVGQAYARKGCKVKCGSCLPFAKAIISEERAALAANPPKVAA; encoded by the coding sequence ATGATCGTCTGCTGCTGCAACGCGATTCGCGAAACAGAGGTGCGGGAAGCCGCCCGCACCGGCGCCTGCAGCGTCGGCCAGGCCTATGCCCGCAAGGGCTGCAAGGTGAAGTGCGGCAGCTGCCTTCCCTTCGCCAAGGCGATCATCAGCGAAGAGCGCGCGGCGCTCGCCGCCAACCCGCCCAAGGTCGCCGCCTGA
- the bfr gene encoding bacterioferritin gives MKGDPKVIELLNEALKLELTAINQYWLHYRMLDNWGVRKLAEYERHESIDEMKHADRFAERVLFLEGLPNFQALARLRIGETVEEILKADLEAEYEAAKLYREAADYCDSVRDFVSRDLFVGVLADEEKHIDYIETQFEMIARMGLQNYIQLNSEAAGAHD, from the coding sequence ATGAAGGGCGATCCAAAAGTCATCGAGCTGCTCAACGAAGCGCTCAAGCTCGAACTCACCGCAATCAACCAATATTGGCTGCATTACCGGATGCTCGACAATTGGGGCGTCCGGAAGCTCGCCGAATATGAGCGGCACGAGTCCATCGACGAGATGAAGCATGCCGACCGCTTCGCCGAGCGGGTCCTGTTCCTCGAAGGGCTGCCCAATTTCCAGGCGCTGGCCAGGCTTCGCATCGGCGAGACGGTCGAGGAGATCCTCAAGGCCGACCTCGAGGCGGAATATGAGGCTGCAAAGCTCTACCGCGAGGCGGCGGACTATTGCGACAGCGTCCGCGACTTCGTCAGCCGCGACCTGTTCGTGGGCGTCCTCGCCGACGAGGAAAAGCACATCGACTATATCGAGACCCAGTTCGAGATGATCGCCCGCATGGGCCTCCAGAACTACATCCAGCTCAACAGCGAGGCCGCCGGCGCGCACGACTGA